The Candidatus Microthrix subdominans DNA window GGCCACCTGAACGTCGACGGCGGGCGAGTACATGGCATGGGGGCTGCCCTCGGGCCTGGGCAGCCCGGCGGCCTCGACGACCGTTTGGTCGATGTCGACTTCGTCGACACGGTGGAGGGGCCAGCGCTGGTGGTCCACCCGGCCGTAGAGCAGTTGGCGTCGCCGACGGGTGAGCAGAGCCCAACGAGCGGACAGAAGTGCTCCAGGTCGCCGACCTCGTCGTCACCGAGGCGGGTGCCGACGAAAGGCCAGGTCGGCCTCGGCTTCGAGCCTCGGGGCCAGCGCCTCCTCATCGTGTAGCGCTGGCGGTCGGCGTCACGCTCGTGCGCGCGTCTTCGCCCAGCAGTACGGCAACGCGAAGGCTGCGCGCCACTGCGACGATCGGCGAACGGGGCACGTCAAGCGAGAAGAACCACACGCCTCGGCGGCCGAGCGCATCGGTCACGTAGGTGCGGACGTTGATCTCGGTGAAGTCCCCAACCAGGGGATGGGGGCGTGGGACCCAG harbors:
- a CDS encoding DUF2071 domain-containing protein is translated as MVGDFTEINVRTYVTDALGRRGVWFFSLDVPRSPIVAVARSLRVAVLLGEDARTSVTPTASATR
- a CDS encoding DUF2071 domain-containing protein, encoding MSARWALLTRRRRQLLYGRVDHQRWPLHRVDEVDIDQTVVEAAGLPRPEGSPHAMYSPAVDVQVAWFSKVSGPAV